A genome region from Pygocentrus nattereri isolate fPygNat1 chromosome 10, fPygNat1.pri, whole genome shotgun sequence includes the following:
- the vgll2b gene encoding transcription cofactor vestigial-like protein 2b yields the protein MSCLDVARPLYSHQAAFSSAAQTLSAMSSPSLPSIRRDSMDSSGSELPSGGQKEKQEVAEAEYLSSRCVLFTYFQGDISSVVDEHFSRALSSCSDTQGKRRGQSGAEAASPDSRRSFPPSFWDSNYPPLPSRLHCDPTGAPAYSMDPYAQGLHPGLPHAHPHPHRSDSWGYTQTQAYGPPRPLHELYSPPGLEPHYSPLLMPAVRPPHLPTLPGHYDVGKLEPTPTWPLLPPPGDMAIALNMDPGLPPHKKGKELYWF from the exons ATGAGCTGTTTGGATGTCGCGCGCCCGCTTTACAGCCACCAGGCAGCATTCAGCAGCGCAGCGCAG acTCTCTCTGCTATGAGCAGCCCGTCTTTGCCGTCTATCCGCCGGGACTCCATGGACAGCTCTGGGTCAGAGTTGCCCTCCGGTGGGCAGAAGGAGAAACAGGAAGTGGCAGAGGCGGAGTATCTGAGCTCTCGCTGCGTTCTCTTCACCTACTTCCAGGGAGACATCAGCAGCGTGGTGGACGAACACTTCTCCAGAGCACTGAGCTCCTGCAGTGATACACAGGGCAAGAGGAGGGGCCAGTCGGGGGCAG AAGCTGCATCTCCAGACAGTCGAAGGAGTTTCCCTCCATCATTCTGGGACAGTAATTACCCACCTCTGCCTAGCCGACTACACTGTGACCCCACTGGTGCCCCTGCTTACTCCATGGACCCCTATGCCCAGGGTCTACACCCAGGGTTACCTCATGCACATCCTCATCCGCACCGCTCAGACTCCTGGGGCTACACCCAGACTCAGGCGTACGGACCCCCACGACCCCTTCATGAACTCTATTCCCCTCCAGGACTGGAACCCCACTACAGCCCCCTGCTTATGCCTGCTGTCCGGCCGCCCCACCTGCCCACCCTGCCAGGGCATTATGATGTAGGGAAGCTGGAACCAACGCCCACATGGCCACTACTGCCACCACCAGGGGACATGGCCATCGCCCTCAACATGGACCCGG GCTTACCGCCTCATAAGAAAGGAAAGGAGCTGTACTGGTTTTAA